The sequence below is a genomic window from Meles meles chromosome 3, mMelMel3.1 paternal haplotype, whole genome shotgun sequence.
GGTGAATTCACAATGCCTTCACTTAAAAGTAAGATTTTGGACTTCATTATGAGCTATCTGTATACCATGTATGAACACAGAAAACCTTTAGAGAGCTCTTCTCTAATGATCTTCACCCAAAAATACATGCCACAATTTTCAAAAACAGAACATGTACAATTGTTGGGGTTTTACATTACCCTTATAAGATTTGTTTGTGTGATACACTAAACGTATATATTTTAATGACAATAGAGGAAGCAGATTATTACTGGCATTAAAGTACAACCATTTCTAGACGGTTTTAAATGCCACAGAGTCCCCTGGTTAAAATGTAAAGCTGCACAGCTTGCCTATGTCATCTTTATGATAAAGTTAAAACAGCAAGAGGATTTAACTTTCACTCTACATTTTACTGCCAGGTTTTTATTTAGATCAAGTATCGCTGCAGCATTCTGACCAGCCCAGATTTAGCAGCAAATGGCAGGAATCatataaaatgcaattttttttaacaaagtgcTTTTCtaagatatacatacatatataaataggtACAAAATAAAGTGTCAACATTAAAAAGCTCAACTATTTAAAAGCTTTTAACTATTTAACTTAAGTAGTACATATAAAACACTGAAATGCAAGGATATGGAATCTACTAAACagattcagtctttttttttttttttttgaaatgcaaGACCAAAAAATCAAATTCTGGTTTGCAGACAGGAAAAAAGTATCAAAAACCAGAATTCCTAACAGAGCAGCTAGAAAGGGGCAATTTTATAAACCTCATCAGCTGAATCTCTATCACGAAGTGATTTTCCCCTGATTGCAAAACTGCCACATTTTGGAACATGTTTTAATTTACTAAACACACTCTGTCAAAACTTCATATACTTCCAATTTATAAGCCTATGCTTTGCCTTCTCCcatctaaaaaggaaaaacttaaacAATGAGCTTACATTAGCTCTGAGCTTATCATCTGTTGAGCATGAATACACTAACCAGGTACATTTCCACCAAGCACACAGGAAAATCTTGTGCATCACAGTTCAGCTAAGGTGTTAAGACAATCCTTCTAGAAGTTTCCTTTTCATGATGTCAAAGAAGCATATAAGCAACATTGTTCAGTTGTTACTGTGTTTTAGAATCAAACTTTATAAGCTATAGCTTCATATGCTACGGCTTACAAGtaggggagcgggggggggggggaagggataaagtagaagaaaaggaaacacactataaagacaaaatataattAAGGAATAAATTCTCCAGGGGGTAATGGAGAAACAGTTGGAGAAACAGGTAATTTCCCAGCAGCTAGGTCTgaaatttttggtattttttctgGCTAGATAGgatcttttttaaagtatagttttTAAGCCACCAGTTTTCAAAGTTCAAAACACAATATTTGAGGATCAAACAGTAAGAGAGACAGAATGGGAAGATCTGTGGGGAAGGTTTATAATGCTGCCTTGACACAAGAAATTTCTCATCAGAGGTAAAGCTTTAACACAGTTAAAACACTGACTAATGAAGCTGTTTGATGTGAGCAAAAAAGAGCACCTAAAAACTAAATGTGTTAATATTTCTCGGTTCTAGAAACTATAGAAGAAGAATAAGTCACATGTAAGGTTGAAGAAGCTAGTTTGAAAATACctgtacaaaaatataaaaatctataaatcgtttttgtttttgttttaagcttGTGTTGATCTTTGAAAATATTACATGCACAATAATACATCAATTGGAAAAGTGGCAACTAAAGAATTagatatttttagcttttttctttctttacatatatatatatacataatacaataaaaataatctgtattttggTTGTTTGGTGGAAGTATACTACAATAAgctaaataaacttttaattttcaaagtcaAAAACTATTTTACCAATAGCTtactaaaatgaaatatattaaaatttcctaCAATTAAGTGCAGAAATAAAAAGACTTACAGACATCTAAATGGCCACCAACTTATCTACTATGGAAGCGAACTAGAGGAACAGcaaaataatatttgtgtgtgtggatgcTCCTTCTGTAGATAATTGGacccaaacagaaataaaattcacagtTCAGTAAGATCCCTAACCCtgaccttttcatttttctttttttttttctcctttttttcataCATTCATACAGTATCATGTAAGCTGTGCAAAACTTTACTTAGACTGGCAGTTTGCCATATCAGTTGCATTTGTCTTtggtacaaaaaataaaacaatcgcAATAATGTGCAAGTATTTGTCTTCTTCCGGTCAAGTACCGAAATATGAGTTTTCTagagccatctttttttttgtttgttttttgttttgttttttatacaaTACACAGACTCTGTGGCATATATCTACATTTCAACATAGTCCTATATAcattcaaaaaatttgaaaaagagttggaacaaaaaaaaacatttaaacccCATAATTTTTCCATCTATATATCTTGTGTTTCCTCATTAGGGTTTTCATCATACAAAATATTACCAGTTTTATAGTTTCCCCAAAATACAAGGCACAAAGAATATGCTTTTTTTCTTACTTGCAcagacattatatatatatatatttatatatatttatatataccatattgaGCTCAGAAAATGAACTTCTAATATGGCACATGGGCATGAGGGCTGGGTTGTGCCATGTACAAGTGAGATTAATGTTTGTGGAAAATTAGAACAAAAGGAATAATTCTAAAAACAATCTAAActgactgtttaaaaaaatgcttcctcaatttttttgtgtggttCAGAGCATAAACCTGCCACAATATTTGGCTTTTACTAATGTCTCCTCCCAAACGTTTTACTTTAACAGATTTTTGCAATCTGTATCTAAACATTTACTTAAATGTTTGAGTTTCGATTCTGATGACAGTAGCAGTTTTAACCATGGTTTATGCTCTGAAAATGCAATAATCAAGTATTTTGGATCATGCTTCACTTATGCTACTTAGTTCTTAAAACAATGTAACCTAATCATAAATGTTTACATAATGCTAAACTGACAtgcaaaacagaatgaaaatttaCAATGAATAATGTGACAAACACAGACATTTCTGACCGGTCCAATGAGGCTGATTACACTTTTGACGTTGGTATCCTTAGTCCTACAAGGCCTCCAGTGGGATTGCCTTCTGCAGTCTTCTCTAACACTTGGTTAACAAATTCGGAGGTTTGCCCCGCAACTGGGAGacctgagaaaaaagaaaggcagcaCACTTAAGCACAGAAATGGAGAGGGCATAAAAGGAAGGTGAGAAGTAGGCAGATCTGAGGGTCGGGGTGGCCCCCAGCTTGATACTGGTCCCAGCCAAGTATTCAGCGGCTCGCTACTGCAACCCAGAAATTAATTCTACTCACCAGATTAGAGCTTGCAATTTTTAGATTAGAAAGGTCAAGCCAGGCATGAAGAATGGTTAATCAACATTTTAAAGCATGGTAGATGACAAGCAGCAACAGTCCAAACAATAGTCCAAACCCAAACCCCAGAGCTGTCAACAAGCATCGTTCCCCAGCTGACCACGTTCACCCTGTTCTGTAAGCCAGTCTCTTTCGACTGCTCCAGCATCAGTGCATCCCATGGGTGGGCTTTACCCACACAACTGAAAACACTGACTTGATGTATGTTTTCtaggtttccttttcttcattttaaagaaaagtgaatgaataaacaaaggcggaagagaagaggggggaaaaggtGGGAAAGAGTGTAATTtgaatttttcctcttccttctacAGCTGAAGTCAAAAGATACTGTAAGAAACAAAGTACTGATGCTCCCTGAGCCATGTGATTAAATGCAGCATGACCAATAATGGGACAAACTTGATAGTATGTACCTCCTGAATGATGGAATGAAAGTGATAATCACCTATGATGATTCTTGCCAAGAAAATTTAACTGCATCTAGTCAGGAGGAAACAGACAACCCCAAATGCTGGGACATTTTATAAGACCAACTACCTgaatttttcatggaaaaaaaagggGGCTCATAGACTGATCTAGATTAAAGAGGgcaaaaagatataaataaatgcaatgcATGATccttaataaacaaacaaaaaggctatAAAGGACATTATTGAGACAACTGGGGAAGTTTAAATATGGACTCCATACAGATATTATAATAGTGTTGAAATACTTGGGTGTGATACTGGTATTATTCCCAAGTAAGAAAATGCCCTTGTTCTTGAGAAACACATGCTGAACTAGTTAGGGATGACGAATTTGTTTAGAAGTTACCTtcaaatacttaggaataaaaacATGGAGatacagacaaaaataaaacaaatgtagtAAAATATTAACAACTGGTGAATCTAGCTGAATGATAAGTAGACGTTCATATACCATTTCTACTTTTCTTATAGGATTGAAGTCTTAAATGGAAAGTTAAgggaaaaatactaaatatacATGTTATGTTTTAGTTAAAAATTCAACTCACAGGTCAAAAATGAAGAGCTTAAAAATGATCAGAGAACACATAAAAACTGCAACTATAATAATGGATCATACAGTGAatgacataaaaaggaaaaatccataTGAACAAAGCCCAACATCTTTTGATGACAAAACTAAAACATgtaccaataaataaaaaatgacctAAACTCACCTATTGAAGAAAAACTCCcagtctaataaataaaatccaacttTATGCTACGTATAAAAATCCAGAAGTGAATTTCATGCGATActtatcaaaattaaattttaacttgaatgttttttaataaattttattctttttacaaaTAGGGATTTATTCTGTCTAGTGTTCTGAAACATTTCACTTAATGACTTATAAACATTTCTCCAGGCATTGAATGTTCTTCTCTAACATTTGGAATGACTTCATAGTTTTCCATTAAAGAAACCACCCAAGATTATGTATGTTAGCGCTGGACTTTTCAGtcgttctaattttttttttaagattttatttatttgacagacagagatcacaagcaggcagagagttgggcagagagagaggaggaagcaggctccctgctgagcagagagccccatgaggggctccatcccaggaccctaggatcatgacctgagccgatgacagaggctttaacccactgagccacccaggcgccccaacttgaatgtttttaaaagagatgTATCTAGTATAAAGTGATTcagaaagactgaaaattaaaGGGTAGGTAAAGGTGTactaaggaaatataaataataagaaatctGGATTCGTGATTGCAGTATCAGACAGAACTGAATTCAGAGAAAAAGTTATAAACAAGACCAAAGAAGTATGCTTCATGATGACAGAGATTATAATCCATAATGAAGACCTAGCAGTAAGGAATCCTATTCAAGCACTCCATCATTCAAATAAAACCacagaaaatatgagaaaaaactGAAACACATTAGCAGGGACCTTTCTCAGTTTTACATAGAGTAAATGGACACcttctataaaaattaaaaggaaaaaaagacctaACTAAGATTACCTAATCAATATATAATGGAGTcttaacataaaacataaaacaaacatgTCCACAGAATGGTTAATTAGGTTGTAATAAAcataacaaatgtaaataaatgtaacCATGTTAGGTAGCTAAAAAATCTGAATCGCAAAAAAGAGAGATGTTAATAACAAAACTAGAAAATGATAATGTCTACCatctggaaaattttaaatctctCTCAATCAATTCTTGGGCCACAGAATAAATCAAACTTAAAATTCCAAATTATTTAGAAACCAAATATGACATATCAGAATTTATGACAAATAGCTAAGGCAGCTCTAAGGAGAAATTTCCAAGgtatttattattatcaatgaacaacaaagaataaaaaagaagtgagTGAAGCATCTAACTGAAGAAATTAGAACTGATGAATTCAAGGGGGGTTCTTTGGGGGAAAGTAAAACGACCTATAATTAACCAATTAAAGAAGTGAGGACAAACACAGTAGACATAaagcaagaaatgaaaatgaagcaCTAGCCACTGATACAGAggctattaaaaaacaaagacacaatCATCCTGCTGTGTGCCGCTCACTGTTATTGACCATGTCTTCTCACAAGACTTTCAGGATCAAGCGGTTCCtggccaagaaacaaaagcagaatcgtCCCTTTCCCCAGTGGATTCGGATGAAAACTGGTAATAAAATCAGGTACAACTCCAAGAGGAGGCACTGGAGGAGAATCAAGCTGGGTCTCTAAGGCATCCCACATCACGCGATGACACACCTAATTGGCACCACGTATTTAATTAAGCTCCTTGAAGATCGTGTGTTGTATTCTGTCATCCTGTAAACACCTTTCTGCCTGGGCAATAGATATCATTTAGCAGGGAAAGATTTTTCTCTTACTATAGCTCTGCACCAGTGGGTTTGTTTGGTAATAAACATGAGGtctttcagcttaaaaaaaaaaaccaaaaaaccaaaaaaacaaagacacaatcatgatcttagggtcctgagatcgagcctgtattgggttccctgctcagcaggaagtctctccctctgctcctacccctgctcatgttctctttcaaattgataaaaaaaaatgtttaaaaacaagttATTTTAAGATAGAAGACTCCTACAATGAAAGTGTGCCTGAAAGATATGACTATAAACACCCATATCCCACTATTATCCCAAATGGTTACAACctgtgctcacttcggcagcacatataccaaatGGTTACAACCCATTATTATTTCAGAAAGAACTCAATGAATTTCAAAATGaactaaaagaatgaataaatagataaagaagatgtagtggggagacacacacacacacacacacacacacacacacacacaggaatattacttagccatcaaaaataatgaactcttgccatttgtaacgGTGTGGATGGAAgtacagagtattatgctaagcaaaatgtcagagaaagacaaataccatatgatttcaactcatatgtggaatttaagaaacaaaacagatgaacataggggaagggaaggaaaaataaaataagataaagatacAGAGGAAGGCAAAGCATAAGAGAccctgaactctaggaaacaaagtgagggttgctggaggggaggcaggtggggggatgggctaagtgggtgatgggcattaaggaggacacttgatgcaTCAGTTGTGTCTCTAAATTCTATGACTGAGACTAATAATACAGTACAtgttaaactgaatttaaataattaaaaaaaagacaaaaccaaagaaacataaGAGCAGCAAATAAACACAACAATAATGCTTTTAAGAGAAAGAGGggtacaaagaagaaagaactttaaagaaattgggacataaaaaaattaaccaaaagtGAACTTACCTCAGAAGATACTAAAGATAGGCAAAGATCCAACCCACAAACAGTAAGTCCCTGAACAACAATA
It includes:
- the LOC123938711 gene encoding 60S ribosomal protein L39-like; amino-acid sequence: MSSHKTFRIKRFLAKKQKQNRPFPQWIRMKTGNKIRYNSKRRHWRRIKLGL